A window of the Lactuca sativa cultivar Salinas chromosome 5, Lsat_Salinas_v11, whole genome shotgun sequence genome harbors these coding sequences:
- the LOC111899215 gene encoding pathogen-associated molecular patterns-induced protein A70 → MDDSATSLPSSIWASLNSWFTSTAFFVLLNVMIATIVFTSNLPNNNQQNRHQQDPEQEQKHNSQNHQNDRNQPQIVRSSSILYRLKSFNFLPHRSQQDFSPEDDHHQEPLQVAATQYVFNQPIDYQHFDYDLDSTRSDHIPTGNANAAAQFSAFNQTHEASIPYSETHVVWEHQQTVETRMSHFDFDPTHDEIRSDTGFEDANEDEHADELQSLDEVYSKLKGGHDRTKSESDLTSKPPAKMKKSASLKVGFAHLEEEEIVESRRPVTVRERKSAARVMEEDDVEVDTKADNFINKFKNDLKLQRIESIIRTKGATGRGTAK, encoded by the coding sequence ATGGATGACTCTGCAACTTCTCTACCGTCATCAATCTGGGCTTCCCTCAACAGCTGGTTCACTTCCACTGCCTTCTTCGTCCTCCTAAACGTCATGATTGCCACCATTGTTTTCACCTCTAACTTACCCAACAACAATCAACAAAATCGTCATCAACAAGACCCAGAACAAGAACAAAAACACAATTCTCAGAACCACCAAAATGACCGGAATCAACCCCAAATCGTCAGATCTTCCTCCATCCTCTACCGTCTCAAGTCCTTCAACTTCCTACCCCACAGATCCCAACAAGATTTTTCGCCGGAGGACGACCACCACCAAGAACCTTTACAAGTAGCAGCTACACAGTATGTATTCAATCAACCTATCGACTATCAACATTTCGATTACGATTTGGATTCAACCAGATCCGATCATATTCCGACCGGCAACGCCAACGCCGCCGCTCAGTTTTCTGCTTTCAATCAAACCCATGAAGCATCAATCCCTTATTCGGAGACCCATGTCGTGTGGGAACATCAACAAACCGTAGAAACAAGGATGAGTCATTTCGATTTCGACCCGACCCACGATGAGATCCGGAGCGATACGGGCTTTGAAGATGCTAATGAAGATGAACACGCTGATGAGTTACAGAGTTTGGATGAGGTGTACAGTAAACTGAAAGGTGGGCATGACAGAACCAAGTCCGAAAGTGACCTCACATCGAAGCCACCGGCGAAAATGAAGAAATCAGCAAGTCTGAAAGTGGGTTTCGCGCATCTCGAGGAGGAAGAGATCGTGGAGTCTCGCCGGCCGGTAACCGTGAGAGAGAGAAAGTCTGCGGCTAGGGTGATGGAAGAGGATGACGTCGAAGTCGATACAAAGGCCGATAACTTCATCAACAAGTTCAAGAACGATCTGAAGTTGCAGAGGATCGAGTCGATTATCCGGACAAAGGGCGCGACAGGTAGAGGGACTGCCAAGTAA